A DNA window from Flavisolibacter ginsenosidimutans contains the following coding sequences:
- a CDS encoding four helix bundle protein, protein MATFKTFEEIHAWQKARELNMLVGNFIDSGRFKSNFRLINQIEGSAGSIMDNIAEGFERSGNKEFLQFLYIAKGSCGEFRSQLYRATDRNYIQKPEFDELFALSKEIINWLQKLIDYLQTSELKGTKYMTRKEDNK, encoded by the coding sequence ATGGCAACGTTTAAAACATTTGAAGAAATACACGCTTGGCAAAAGGCGAGGGAGTTGAATATGCTTGTTGGAAACTTTATTGACTCCGGCAGGTTTAAAAGCAACTTCCGGCTGATCAACCAAATTGAAGGATCCGCCGGTTCAATTATGGACAATATTGCCGAAGGCTTTGAACGAAGCGGTAACAAAGAGTTTCTTCAATTTTTATATATCGCCAAAGGATCATGCGGAGAGTTTCGCTCACAACTCTATCGAGCGACGGATCGTAATTACATCCAGAAACCGGAATTTGATGAACTCTTTGCTTTGTCTAAAGAAATCATTAACTGGTTACAAAAGCTTATTGATTACTTGCAAACCTCTGAACTCAAAGGAACGAAGTATATGACCCGAAAGGAAGACAACAAGTGA
- a CDS encoding amidohydrolase family protein, which produces MKKIFLSFSALCFLMTVRSQETIAPAPKQSQPIVITNATIHVGNGQVINNGSIVVVNGKITAVGASVTPPAGAKTIDAQGKQVYPGLILANSNLGLVDVNSVRATSDVREIGDMNASIRSIIAYNAENKVINTLRPSGILLAQVAPEGGMLSGSSSVVQLDAWNWEDAAYKTDNGLHFNMPSFLPRPRFGFGGGGGRGAGGEAPADPVKEALEKIDGFKAFLREAKAYNGVKKPEETNLKYEAVKGLFDRSQKLFVHASTVKQILVAVDMAKEFNLDMVIVGGEDSWQVADLLKQNNISVILSQPHSLPILPDDDVDQPYKTAALLQKAGVNFAINDDDGQTRGRNLPFNAGTAVAYGLTKEQALAAISLNAAKILGVGDKTGSIEVGKDANIVISTGDILDMRTNNITQAFIQGREISLESHQTQLYDKYKKKLGVKDAF; this is translated from the coding sequence ATGAAAAAAATATTTTTAAGTTTCTCTGCTTTGTGTTTTTTGATGACTGTTCGTTCACAGGAAACAATAGCACCTGCGCCAAAGCAATCGCAACCGATAGTGATTACCAATGCCACTATTCACGTTGGCAACGGACAAGTGATTAACAACGGCTCTATCGTTGTGGTTAATGGAAAGATTACGGCCGTGGGTGCAAGCGTAACACCGCCAGCCGGCGCGAAAACAATTGACGCACAAGGCAAGCAGGTTTATCCCGGTTTGATTTTAGCCAACAGCAATCTTGGTCTTGTTGACGTGAACTCTGTTCGAGCAACGAGTGATGTTCGCGAGATTGGCGACATGAATGCGAGCATTCGCTCCATCATTGCTTACAATGCCGAGAACAAGGTCATCAACACTCTCCGGCCAAGCGGTATTCTATTGGCGCAGGTTGCACCCGAAGGCGGCATGTTGAGCGGCTCATCTTCTGTGGTGCAATTGGATGCATGGAACTGGGAAGATGCCGCATACAAAACCGACAACGGCCTTCATTTCAACATGCCTTCTTTTCTTCCACGCCCACGCTTCGGCTTTGGCGGCGGTGGCGGCCGTGGCGCGGGTGGAGAAGCGCCTGCCGATCCGGTAAAAGAAGCCTTGGAAAAGATTGATGGCTTCAAGGCTTTTCTTCGCGAAGCAAAAGCTTACAACGGCGTGAAGAAGCCGGAGGAAACAAACCTGAAATACGAGGCCGTAAAAGGCTTGTTTGATCGTTCGCAAAAATTGTTTGTTCACGCAAGCACGGTGAAGCAAATTTTGGTGGCGGTTGATATGGCGAAGGAGTTTAATCTTGACATGGTGATTGTTGGTGGTGAAGACAGTTGGCAAGTTGCCGACCTGTTGAAGCAAAACAACATTTCGGTTATTTTAAGCCAGCCGCACAGCCTTCCGATACTTCCCGATGACGACGTGGACCAGCCTTACAAAACGGCGGCGCTTTTGCAAAAAGCCGGCGTCAACTTTGCCATCAATGACGATGACGGACAAACCCGCGGCCGCAATCTTCCGTTTAACGCAGGCACTGCTGTGGCTTATGGATTAACCAAGGAACAAGCGCTGGCCGCCATCTCACTTAATGCGGCAAAAATTTTGGGCGTGGGTGATAAAACCGGTAGCATCGAAGTAGGCAAAGATGCCAACATCGTTATCAGCACCGGCGATATTTTAGACATGCGCACCAACAACATCACGCAGGCTTTTATTCAGGGCCGCGAGATTAGTTTGGAAAGTCATCAAACCCAGTTGTACGACAAGTACAAAAAGAAATTGGGCGTGAAAGACGCATTTTAA
- a CDS encoding serine hydrolase domain-containing protein produces the protein MHRFKIFLVAFIFLVAFLLFHFYASAQKLYYPDSVWLHKKPEELRMSAQAVDSAVSFALRNESKTDYDLRIANLKAYANEPAYRMLGPMKERGKPAGLIIKNGYIVAEWGDANRVDMTFSATKSYLSTVAGLALDARLIKTIDDKVAAYVTDEKFEGGHNAKITWRHLLTQSSDWSGCLFDVCDWADRPPKTGGIDNWRNRKLNEPGTVFKYNDVRVNLTAYALLQVWRKPLPMVLKEKLMDPIGASTTWRWYGYENSFVNVDGLMMQSVSGGGHFGGGLFINTFDQARFGLLFCRKGKWKEQQLISSQWTDAVHQSSFANKSYGLMWWTNAENHLGNVSKNIYAAEGFGGNFVVVDSEDDLVIVARWLEPSKIGEMIQIVVNSLQKK, from the coding sequence ATGCACCGTTTTAAAATTTTTCTTGTTGCCTTTATTTTTCTTGTTGCCTTTTTACTGTTTCATTTTTATGCATCCGCGCAAAAGCTTTATTATCCCGATTCGGTTTGGCTGCACAAAAAGCCTGAAGAATTGCGGATGAGTGCGCAGGCGGTTGACAGTGCCGTATCCTTTGCGCTTCGCAACGAATCGAAAACAGATTATGATTTGCGCATTGCCAATTTAAAGGCTTACGCTAATGAACCCGCTTACCGGATGCTTGGGCCCATGAAAGAACGCGGCAAGCCTGCAGGGCTCATTATCAAAAACGGATACATCGTTGCCGAATGGGGCGATGCAAACCGCGTGGATATGACCTTCAGTGCTACCAAATCTTATCTCTCTACAGTAGCCGGCTTGGCTCTTGATGCGAGGCTGATAAAAACCATTGACGACAAAGTAGCCGCATACGTAACAGATGAAAAATTTGAGGGCGGGCACAATGCAAAAATTACGTGGCGACATTTGCTTACGCAATCTTCCGACTGGTCGGGTTGTTTGTTTGACGTTTGTGATTGGGCCGATCGTCCGCCGAAAACCGGCGGCATTGACAATTGGAGGAACCGCAAATTGAACGAACCGGGCACGGTGTTCAAGTACAACGACGTGCGGGTGAATTTAACCGCTTACGCCTTGTTGCAGGTTTGGCGAAAGCCTTTGCCAATGGTGCTGAAAGAAAAGCTGATGGACCCGATTGGCGCTTCCACAACCTGGCGTTGGTATGGCTATGAAAATTCTTTTGTGAACGTTGACGGCCTGATGATGCAATCGGTAAGTGGTGGCGGTCATTTTGGTGGTGGTCTTTTCATCAACACATTTGACCAGGCTCGCTTTGGCTTGCTGTTTTGCCGCAAGGGAAAATGGAAAGAGCAGCAATTGATTTCTTCGCAATGGACAGACGCCGTGCATCAATCTTCCTTTGCCAACAAATCTTATGGCCTCATGTGGTGGACCAATGCGGAAAACCATCTTGGCAATGTTTCAAAAAACATTTACGCGGCCGAAGGCTTCGGTGGAAATTTTGTGGTGGTGGACAGCGAAGATGACCTGGTGATTGTTGCCCGCTGGTTAGAGCCATCGAAGATTGGCGAAATGATACAAATTGTGGTGAATTCTTTGCAAAAGAAATAA
- a CDS encoding S1C family serine protease, with translation MKFKQVLLIVAISATSAVGSVALYNKFTRNPVAGVGTAENGLPANYAGYFDGKVYSPADPVDLTKAAATAAPAVVHIKTKIPAKKISNDLPRRRSNLDDFFDNFFNDYGPNIIPEQRASGSGVIISEDGYIVTNNHVITNEANGNVADEITVTMSDRKTFKAKVIGRDPNSDIAVLKIDGSKLPFLVYGNSDQIKLGQWVLAIGYPLTLDATVTAGIVSATGRTIDINKRNTKKGETPIESFIQTDAAVNQGNSGGALVNSDGTLIGINSAILAPTGTYAGYSFAIPVNIIKKIVGDIIQFGDVQRGYLGVSYIPTDGLNDEQIKSLGIPTNIEGVYVSEVPTDGGAYAAGLKKGDVITKVNNTPVASGMQMSAQIAGFRPGDKVPVTYMRNGKELTTQITLTKKATPVVTNISARLGGDLATLDKTKASRYGIGGGVIVNKINPTGVLANAKIQPGFVITGIITSEGEMEISSLDDLNEALQNRFGTVRVTGVYPGYGEAYTVPLNLGQ, from the coding sequence ATGAAATTTAAACAAGTCTTGTTGATCGTTGCCATCAGCGCCACTTCGGCAGTAGGAAGCGTGGCACTGTACAACAAATTCACCCGCAACCCTGTGGCCGGTGTGGGAACAGCAGAAAACGGTTTGCCTGCTAATTATGCAGGCTACTTTGACGGGAAAGTTTATTCCCCCGCCGATCCCGTTGACCTGACAAAAGCTGCCGCCACCGCAGCTCCCGCCGTGGTTCACATCAAAACAAAAATTCCCGCAAAAAAAATTTCCAACGACCTGCCGCGACGCCGCAGCAACCTGGATGATTTTTTCGACAACTTCTTTAACGATTACGGCCCCAACATCATTCCCGAGCAAAGAGCGTCGGGCAGTGGCGTTATCATTAGCGAAGACGGTTACATTGTGACCAACAACCACGTGATTACAAACGAAGCCAACGGCAACGTTGCGGACGAGATTACCGTAACCATGTCGGACCGCAAGACCTTTAAAGCAAAAGTCATTGGCCGCGACCCCAACAGCGACATTGCCGTTTTGAAAATTGACGGCAGCAAACTTCCTTTCCTTGTTTACGGCAATTCTGATCAAATAAAACTCGGACAGTGGGTACTGGCTATCGGTTACCCGCTGACGCTTGATGCCACCGTTACCGCCGGCATTGTTTCGGCAACGGGACGCACCATTGACATCAACAAACGCAATACGAAGAAGGGCGAGACGCCGATTGAATCCTTTATTCAAACCGATGCGGCCGTGAACCAGGGCAACAGTGGCGGCGCGTTGGTAAACAGCGACGGAACGCTCATCGGCATTAACTCCGCCATTCTTGCGCCTACCGGAACCTACGCCGGTTATTCCTTCGCCATTCCGGTGAACATCATTAAAAAAATTGTGGGCGACATCATTCAGTTTGGCGACGTACAAAGAGGTTACCTCGGCGTAAGCTACATTCCTACCGATGGCTTGAACGACGAACAAATCAAAAGCCTCGGCATCCCCACAAACATTGAAGGCGTTTACGTTTCAGAAGTTCCTACGGACGGTGGCGCTTATGCTGCCGGTCTTAAAAAAGGTGACGTGATCACCAAAGTAAACAACACTCCCGTTGCTTCGGGTATGCAGATGAGCGCACAAATTGCAGGCTTCCGTCCCGGCGACAAAGTGCCCGTAACGTACATGCGCAACGGCAAGGAACTCACTACCCAAATTACACTAACAAAGAAAGCAACACCCGTCGTTACCAACATCAGCGCACGACTCGGCGGCGATCTGGCAACGCTGGATAAAACCAAAGCATCGCGTTACGGAATTGGAGGCGGCGTGATCGTGAACAAGATAAACCCGACAGGCGTATTGGCGAATGCCAAAATACAACCGGGCTTTGTGATTACGGGTATCATTACCAGTGAAGGTGAAATGGAGATCAGCAGTCTGGATGACTTAAACGAAGCATTGCAAAATCGTTTCGGTACGGTAAGGGTAACGGGCGTTTATCCCGGCTATGGCGAAGCGTACACCGTTCCGCTGAACCTTGGGCAATAA
- a CDS encoding acyl-CoA reductase: protein MNLQERKDLLIRLGSLMASDDEGWQNAKRKATAENPWFIPEFINLSVNNIVEQFLSEEALQGLIGRYKITEPLQPKKVGIVMAGNIPLVGFHDLMCTLLTGHYAMIKPSSKDEALVTFLIKKLKELNPDAIPYFTVSEMLKGCDAYIATGSNNSSTYFQYYFSKYPHIIRKNRTSVAVLTGNETDVELAALADDVYQFFGLGCRNVTKIFVPRNFNFERLLTVFEKYDYLTDYQKYKNNYDYHLAILLLNHKPYMSNESLLLVEDSSVFSPISQLNYEYYSDWESLKQRLKDTEQIQCVVSKDSVAFGAAQQPSICDFADGVDTVEFLLSLS, encoded by the coding sequence ATGAATTTACAAGAAAGAAAAGATTTGTTGATAAGGCTCGGAAGCCTTATGGCTTCGGATGACGAAGGCTGGCAAAATGCAAAACGGAAAGCGACGGCCGAAAACCCCTGGTTCATTCCTGAGTTTATTAATCTTTCGGTCAACAACATCGTTGAACAGTTTCTATCCGAAGAAGCGCTGCAAGGCCTGATCGGCCGCTACAAAATCACCGAACCTTTGCAGCCAAAAAAAGTAGGCATTGTGATGGCGGGCAACATTCCGCTGGTGGGCTTTCACGACCTGATGTGCACTTTGTTGACGGGACATTACGCAATGATAAAACCTTCGTCAAAAGACGAGGCGCTTGTCACTTTCCTGATTAAAAAACTGAAAGAATTAAACCCGGACGCAATACCTTATTTCACTGTTAGCGAGATGCTTAAAGGTTGCGATGCTTACATTGCTACGGGCAGCAACAATTCCTCTACTTATTTTCAATATTATTTTAGCAAATACCCGCACATCATTCGCAAGAACCGAACCTCTGTTGCTGTTTTAACCGGAAATGAAACAGACGTAGAGCTTGCAGCACTCGCCGATGACGTTTATCAATTTTTTGGTTTGGGTTGCCGCAACGTGACGAAGATTTTTGTGCCGCGCAACTTCAATTTTGAACGGCTGCTCACCGTCTTTGAGAAATACGATTATTTAACCGATTACCAGAAATACAAAAACAATTACGATTATCACCTGGCAATTCTTTTGCTCAATCACAAGCCCTACATGAGCAACGAGAGTCTTTTGCTGGTAGAAGACAGTTCGGTCTTCTCTCCCATCAGCCAATTAAATTATGAATACTACTCCGATTGGGAAAGTCTTAAGCAGCGGTTGAAAGACACAGAACAAATCCAATGCGTAGTGAGCAAAGATTCCGTTGCTTTTGGCGCAGCGCAGCAACCCAGCATCTGCGACTTTGCCGACGGCGTGGACACGGTGGAGTTTTTGCTGTCGTTAAGTTGA
- a CDS encoding 4Fe-4S dicluster domain-containing protein, whose product MAIKITEECINCGACEPECPNNAIYEGGVEWAIADGTSVKGDFTLIDGTVVDAAQRNAPIAVDTYYIVPTKCTECQGFHEEPQCAAVCPVDCCVPDEMYRETVEELLAKKERMH is encoded by the coding sequence ATGGCTATAAAGATTACCGAAGAATGTATCAACTGTGGCGCCTGCGAACCGGAATGCCCGAACAACGCGATTTATGAAGGCGGCGTGGAATGGGCCATCGCCGATGGTACTTCCGTAAAAGGTGATTTTACTTTAATTGACGGAACCGTTGTTGACGCCGCCCAACGCAATGCCCCGATCGCTGTGGATACCTACTATATTGTTCCCACTAAATGCACGGAGTGCCAAGGCTTTCACGAAGAACCGCAATGCGCGGCGGTGTGTCCCGTGGACTGCTGCGTACCCGACGAAATGTACCGCGAAACCGTGGAAGAATTGCTGGCAAAAAAAGAACGGATGCATTGA
- a CDS encoding aldehyde dehydrogenase (NADP(+)) — MQKNYPGMKYVDATVEEVNEALLQSAKAFQLYGKRSLKERANFLYAVAEEMKNISSELLSIAQKETHLDEARLKVELNRTLFQLTSYADACAEGTWLDLRIDTGDKARNSPKPDLRKMLVPLGPVVVFGASNFPFAYSTAGGDTACALAAGCSVIIKAHPAHAGTSERVAAAVQKTAKKQGLPEGIFLHLHGAGFEVGKALIQHPLTKAVGFTGSFEGGKALFDLAAQRNEPIPVFAEMGSVNPVFLLPQKLANETGKLASMLAASITQSVGQFCTNPGILVGVKSKVLDEFKEFLGEQIKQTSPTSMLHPGIAKSFQKNRAKAIEEGAVVVATNEADVEEDESIPTLAEVPAEQFLQNTLLHKEVFGPYSLLVECATKEEMLEVAKAIEGQLTCTLMATDEEANKNSELIDALKEKCGRFVFNGVPTGVEVALSMQHGGPYPATTDSRFTAVGADGIKRFARPLCFQNWNNDLLPDELKNENPLGLWRTVNNVLSKDPVNAD, encoded by the coding sequence TTGCAAAAGAATTATCCCGGCATGAAATACGTTGATGCAACAGTTGAAGAAGTAAACGAAGCCTTGCTTCAATCAGCGAAAGCCTTTCAGCTTTACGGCAAGCGGAGCCTAAAGGAGAGAGCAAATTTTCTTTACGCGGTGGCCGAAGAAATGAAGAACATTTCTTCCGAATTGTTATCCATTGCGCAAAAAGAAACACACCTTGATGAAGCACGGCTAAAGGTTGAACTCAATCGCACACTTTTTCAACTGACTTCGTATGCCGATGCCTGTGCCGAAGGTACATGGCTTGACTTGCGCATTGACACCGGCGATAAGGCTCGCAATTCGCCGAAGCCTGATTTGCGCAAAATGCTCGTGCCGCTTGGCCCTGTTGTGGTCTTCGGGGCGTCCAATTTTCCCTTTGCTTATTCCACGGCCGGCGGCGATACCGCTTGTGCGTTGGCGGCTGGTTGTTCCGTCATCATCAAAGCGCATCCCGCACACGCCGGAACATCAGAACGGGTTGCAGCAGCGGTTCAAAAAACCGCCAAGAAACAAGGCTTGCCCGAAGGCATCTTTTTGCATTTACACGGTGCGGGTTTTGAAGTTGGAAAAGCGTTGATTCAACATCCGCTCACCAAAGCCGTTGGCTTTACGGGTTCGTTTGAAGGTGGCAAAGCCCTGTTTGATTTGGCTGCACAGCGCAATGAACCCATTCCTGTTTTTGCCGAAATGGGCAGCGTGAATCCCGTTTTTCTCCTGCCCCAAAAATTGGCAAATGAAACCGGCAAACTGGCTTCCATGCTGGCGGCTTCCATCACGCAAAGCGTTGGACAGTTTTGCACAAATCCGGGAATTTTAGTAGGCGTAAAAAGCAAGGTGCTTGACGAATTCAAAGAATTCTTGGGGGAGCAAATAAAGCAGACTTCACCCACATCAATGTTGCATCCCGGTATTGCCAAAAGTTTTCAAAAGAACAGGGCAAAAGCAATTGAAGAAGGCGCAGTAGTTGTTGCAACAAATGAGGCCGACGTTGAAGAAGACGAAAGCATTCCCACGCTTGCTGAAGTTCCGGCTGAACAATTTTTACAAAATACTCTTTTGCACAAAGAAGTTTTTGGCCCTTATTCTTTGTTGGTTGAATGTGCAACAAAGGAAGAGATGTTGGAAGTGGCAAAAGCAATCGAAGGCCAATTAACCTGCACGTTGATGGCAACCGATGAAGAAGCGAATAAAAATTCTGAATTGATTGACGCATTGAAAGAAAAATGCGGACGCTTTGTTTTTAACGGCGTACCCACGGGTGTGGAAGTGGCGTTGAGCATGCAACACGGCGGCCCGTATCCCGCTACCACCGACAGTCGTTTTACCGCTGTCGGCGCCGACGGCATCAAACGTTTTGCACGGCCTTTGTGTTTTCAAAACTGGAACAACGATCTTCTGCCTGATGAACTGAAGAATGAAAACCCGCTCGGCCTTTGGCGCACCGTTAATAATGTGCTAAGCAAAGATCCGGTTAACGCCGATTAA
- the bshC gene encoding bacillithiol biosynthesis cysteine-adding enzyme BshC — protein sequence MFAAKHIPYNQTTSFSKIVTGYLGGTESLRPFYGQPPTLEGIREKLKERSGKAIDREMLVSVLKQQYEGMNASATVQQNIESLLSSNTFTITTAHQPNLFTGPLYFLYKILHVIKLAASLNEQCPSNRFVPVYYMGSEDADFAELNHTYVDGKKIEWKKEQSGAVGRMVVDKTLVQLIDELEGQLSVEEKGAEVIQLLRKAYINGKTIQAATFELINELYGSYGLVVLIPDHPLLKAQMKDLFADDLFANKPFSIVQKTSERISENYHAQAYPREINLFYLKDSIRERIEKKEDRFFVLNTEISFTEEELKNELNEHPERFSPNVILRGIYQETILPNLVFVGGGGELAYWLQLKDLFETYGVSYPVLVLRNSFLVIEEKWKKKIERLGISTQQLFLPEEELIKVLVKERAEHPVSLNGNFETAVELYGRIKEQATNVDATLSQHVAAIQARSLKALQELEKKMLRAEKRKHTDLQSQVHKIKATLFPNNGLQERVENFSRFYAKWGRSFIEELYNNSLTLEQQFTVLEERG from the coding sequence ATGTTTGCTGCAAAACACATCCCTTACAACCAAACCACGAGCTTTTCGAAAATTGTAACAGGCTATCTCGGCGGCACGGAATCCTTGCGTCCCTTTTACGGTCAGCCGCCAACACTTGAAGGCATTCGGGAAAAGCTGAAAGAACGAAGCGGAAAAGCGATCGACCGTGAGATGTTGGTCAGCGTATTAAAGCAGCAATACGAAGGCATGAATGCTTCGGCAACCGTGCAGCAGAACATTGAAAGCCTTTTGTCTTCCAATACGTTTACGATTACCACTGCGCACCAACCGAATTTGTTTACCGGGCCTTTGTATTTTCTCTACAAAATTTTACACGTCATCAAACTCGCGGCAAGCCTGAACGAACAATGTCCTTCCAACCGTTTTGTTCCGGTTTATTACATGGGTTCGGAAGATGCGGACTTTGCTGAGTTGAATCACACATACGTTGACGGAAAAAAAATTGAATGGAAGAAAGAACAAAGCGGCGCGGTGGGCCGCATGGTAGTTGACAAGACCTTGGTGCAATTGATTGACGAACTGGAAGGACAATTGAGTGTGGAAGAAAAAGGCGCCGAAGTGATCCAACTTTTGCGGAAGGCTTACATAAACGGTAAAACCATTCAGGCCGCAACGTTTGAACTGATCAACGAATTGTACGGTTCGTACGGACTTGTGGTGCTCATTCCCGATCATCCGTTGTTGAAGGCACAAATGAAAGACTTGTTTGCCGATGATTTGTTTGCCAACAAACCATTTTCGATTGTGCAGAAAACATCGGAAAGAATCAGTGAAAACTATCACGCACAAGCCTATCCGCGTGAGATAAATTTATTTTACCTGAAAGATTCAATCCGCGAACGCATTGAAAAAAAAGAGGACCGCTTCTTTGTGCTGAACACCGAAATTTCTTTCACCGAAGAAGAATTAAAAAACGAATTAAACGAGCATCCCGAACGCTTTAGTCCGAACGTGATTTTGCGGGGCATTTACCAGGAAACAATCTTGCCAAATCTTGTTTTTGTCGGCGGTGGCGGCGAACTGGCTTATTGGCTTCAATTAAAAGATTTGTTTGAGACCTACGGTGTTTCATATCCAGTGCTGGTCTTGCGCAATTCATTTTTGGTTATCGAAGAAAAGTGGAAGAAAAAAATTGAACGCCTCGGCATTTCGACCCAACAACTTTTTTTGCCGGAAGAAGAACTGATCAAAGTGCTTGTAAAAGAAAGAGCCGAGCACCCGGTTTCACTGAACGGAAATTTTGAAACTGCCGTTGAACTTTATGGCCGCATTAAAGAGCAGGCAACAAATGTTGACGCAACGTTATCGCAACACGTTGCGGCTATACAGGCACGTTCGTTGAAAGCCTTGCAGGAACTTGAAAAGAAAATGCTTCGCGCCGAAAAGCGCAAGCACACGGATTTGCAATCACAGGTGCACAAAATAAAGGCGACGCTTTTTCCCAACAACGGCTTGCAGGAAAGAGTTGAAAATTTTAGCCGGTTTTATGCAAAGTGGGGAAGAAGTTTTATCGAGGAGTTGTATAATAACTCATTAACGTTGGAGCAACAGTTCACAGTGCTTGAAGAACGCGGCTAA
- the purE gene encoding 5-(carboxyamino)imidazole ribonucleotide mutase — MAETKPLVGIIMGSDSDLNVMQAAADMLTQFQIAFELTIVSAHRTPQWMFDYATSAKSRGLKVIVAGAGGAAHLPGMVASLTTLPVIGVPVKSSNSIDGWDSVLSILQMPGGVPVATVALNGAKNAGILAAQIIGSFDEEVSKRIADYKQSLSDEVMKKVEKMKTV; from the coding sequence ATGGCTGAAACAAAACCGCTCGTCGGTATCATCATGGGCAGCGATAGCGATTTAAACGTAATGCAAGCCGCTGCCGACATGCTCACGCAATTCCAAATTGCGTTTGAGCTTACCATTGTTTCCGCACACCGCACGCCACAATGGATGTTTGACTACGCAACGTCGGCGAAAAGCCGTGGCTTAAAAGTGATTGTTGCCGGCGCCGGTGGTGCGGCGCATTTGCCCGGCATGGTGGCTTCGCTTACGACCTTGCCCGTGATTGGCGTGCCCGTCAAATCAAGCAATTCCATTGACGGTTGGGATTCGGTGCTTTCGATTTTACAAATGCCCGGCGGTGTGCCTGTGGCAACCGTTGCGTTAAACGGCGCAAAAAACGCGGGCATTCTTGCGGCGCAAATCATCGGCAGCTTTGACGAAGAAGTGAGCAAACGGATAGCGGATTACAAGCAGTCGTTGAGCGATGAAGTAATGAAGAAGGTGGAGAAAATGAAAACTGTTTAG
- a CDS encoding TolC family protein, producing the protein MMKRFFFLLVIAVAGKEGLAQQDSLTVEEAVAYALRNNYDIQLSRQDSAVAAINYLYRNAGFYPRLNGNGTYLANNNNQRQTLADGSEKERKGIKSNSLTASINLNWTVFDGFRMFLLRNQLDIAVEQGNLVVKSAVINTVANVVTTYYDIVRQQQQLRNVEEQMQLASDRLKLAQYKFDIGVGIKPDVLQAKIDFNNSKAAQLNQLALIDQRRQTLNELMNTAPSVNYKVSDTIPVRSDLVLAALLSNLSTPDLQLTRANIKAAELNVRLVKAQRYPTVSLISAYNFSRTSNNQVINQFSPLFNLNKGFNYGITATVPILNNFTVRQQIRQAELTVRYHELQYESQTSLLNTNLINSFRSYEAQRQVVETLDSSVGLARENLFIERERYRLGKTTFIELRQAEENVSTTITNLINARYNLKAAETELLRLRGDLVR; encoded by the coding sequence ATGATGAAACGATTTTTTTTCTTGCTCGTTATTGCCGTCGCAGGCAAAGAGGGACTTGCGCAACAGGATTCGCTGACAGTGGAAGAAGCGGTTGCTTATGCTCTTCGTAACAATTACGACATTCAACTTTCGCGGCAGGATTCGGCCGTTGCGGCTATTAATTACTTGTACCGCAATGCAGGTTTTTATCCGCGGCTGAACGGCAACGGTACCTATCTCGCCAACAACAACAACCAGCGGCAAACGCTTGCCGACGGTTCGGAAAAAGAGCGGAAAGGAATTAAATCCAACAGCCTCACGGCATCAATAAACCTTAACTGGACGGTGTTTGACGGCTTTCGGATGTTTTTGCTACGCAACCAGTTGGACATTGCGGTTGAACAGGGAAATCTTGTGGTGAAGAGTGCCGTCATCAATACCGTGGCAAACGTTGTTACAACCTATTACGACATTGTACGCCAACAGCAGCAACTGCGAAACGTGGAAGAACAAATGCAGTTGGCATCCGACCGCTTGAAATTGGCCCAATACAAATTCGACATCGGCGTTGGCATTAAGCCTGATGTGCTGCAAGCGAAAATTGATTTTAACAACAGCAAAGCCGCGCAGTTAAATCAACTTGCTTTGATTGACCAGCGTCGGCAAACCTTGAATGAATTGATGAATACCGCTCCTTCGGTTAATTACAAAGTTTCCGACACCATTCCCGTGCGAAGCGATTTGGTTTTGGCGGCCCTGTTAAGCAATCTTTCCACACCCGATTTGCAACTGACGAGAGCCAACATTAAAGCAGCGGAATTAAACGTGCGGTTAGTAAAGGCGCAACGTTATCCCACCGTTTCGCTCATCTCTGCCTATAACTTTAGCCGCACCAGCAACAACCAGGTGATTAATCAATTTTCGCCGCTGTTCAACTTAAACAAAGGATTTAATTACGGCATCACGGCTACGGTCCCAATCCTGAACAACTTTACGGTGCGGCAGCAAATACGGCAAGCCGAACTGACGGTGCGCTACCACGAACTCCAATACGAAAGCCAAACGTCGTTGCTCAACACTAATCTTATAAATTCTTTCCGCAGTTACGAAGCGCAACGCCAAGTAGTGGAAACACTTGACTCAAGCGTAGGCCTTGCGAGAGAAAATTTATTCATCGAACGCGAACGTTACCGCCTGGGAAAAACAACCTTCATTGAACTGCGACAGGCCGAAGAAAATGTTTCCACCACCATCACCAATTTAATTAACGCACGGTATAATTTAAAAGCGGCGGAAACGGAGTTGCTTCGGTTGCGTGGAGATTTGGTGAGATAG